The Camelus dromedarius isolate mCamDro1 chromosome 23, mCamDro1.pat, whole genome shotgun sequence nucleotide sequence AGTCacaggtgggaaggaaggagggccaGCTTGGCCTGTGCAAAGTGTGAATGTCACAGCCAGGCCTTTCCCAGGAACTACACTACAGGGGAGGCTAGTGCCTGGGAAGGAGGGGGTCAGGACTCCCCAGCCCTTAAcctcacctccttccttcctcccctccctccccacttctggcAGGGGCCACAGTGGTGCTGAAGTCCAAGTTCTCGGCTGGTCAGTTCTGGGAGGACTGCCAGCAGCACAGGGTGACGGTGTTCCAGTACATCGGAGAATTATGCCGATACCTTGTCAACCAGCCCCCGGTGCGTGGGCACAGCTCCTTGCAGAGCCACGGAAGGGAGATGGGCAGTTGGCAGGAGCTGCCGAGACAGTTGTCTGGGAGTTGGGGGGAGAGGAAGCAAGGAGAAGAAAATGGCAAGAAAGGGTATGGGGTGCTAGGACTCTGATGTTTAGGGCAtccaaaggaggtcacagtggaaGGGATTTCTGGGGAATGTGAAACAGGGCTCCACTTGGAGGAGCTGGCATCTTGGCGTTCAgtctcctgcccctctccccacttgtCTCAGGACAAGGCAGAACATGGACATAAGGTCCGGCTGGCGGTGGGCAGTGGGCTGCGTTCAGACACCTGGGAGCGTTTTGTGCGGCGCTTTGGGCCCCTGCAGGTGCTGGAGACGTATGGGCTGACTGAGGGCAACGTGGCAACTTTCAACTACACTGGACAGCAGGGTGCTGTGGGGCGGGCTTCCTGGCTTTACAAGGTGAGTTGCAGGAGGAAACTGGATAACCCCTGGAACAATGTGGGGGGCTGGTGGGGCGGGAGCTCATGCAAACAAAATGACCCAGTGCCTGGGTCTCCCTTCTCCCAGCATGTCTTCCCCTTCTCTTTGATTCGCTATGATGTCACCACAGGGGAGCCAATTCGGAACATCCAAGGGCACTGTGTGGCCACATCCCCAGGTTTGTGCCAGGTGGTGTGGGCAGGGGTGGTGAAGCTCGCAAAAGAGGTTTGGATTtggagagtggggctggggctaggaggctctggggagggtgggcagcCACCCCTGACTCCGGCAACTCTGCCAGGTGAGCCAGGACTGCTGGTGGCCCCTGTGAGCCCACAGTCGCCATTCCTGGGCTATGCTGGGGGGCCTGAGCTGGCCCGGGGAAAGCTGCTGAAGGATGTCTTCCGGCCTGGGGATGTTTTCTTCAACACTGGGGACCTGTTGGTCTGCGATGACCAAGGCTTTCTTCGCTTCCATGATCGTACTGGAGACACCTTCAGGTATCTGTCCCTAACTTTCtgatccctctcctgggcatctGAGCTCTGACCCAAGTCCTCTAAACCACAGTTCCCTAATCTGCCTAACTCAGCTCCTCATCTAACTTACCTCAGACCTCCTAAACACTCTTCCCTGTGACCGTCTGGCACCTCACCCTCATCTCTgacctctttccctccccaccaaGCTCATAAGGCCCTGAGCCCTGACTCCCAGTTTCAAATCTCCGCTCTCTCACAGGTGGAAGGGGGAGAATGTGGCCACGACCGAGGTGGCGGAGGCCTTGGAAGCCCTGGATTTTCTTCAGGAGGTGAACGTCTACGGAGTCACTGTCCCAGGTGCCTGGGCATGGGAGGGGTCACCCAGCCCACCCAGCCCAACCCCCTATTACTTGGGCACAGGGAGCATGAATCCTCGTGGTGACTGGCTACCATGGCTGACCCTGCCCCCCACACCCACCAGGGCACgaaggcagggctgggatggCAGCCCTGGTTCTGCGTCCCCCCCACTCTTTGGATCTCGTGCAGCTCTACGCCCATGTTTCTGAGAACTTACCACCTTATGCCCGGCCTCGATTCCTAAGGCTCCAGGTAACCAGCCACTCCTGCTCTGACCCCTCACGCCCTCTATCTGCAGCAGTCAGTGCCTCCCAGACCCTACAAAAGGGCCCCCACATAACGTCCTCTGTGAATAGAAAGGACAGTTCTTTCCCAGACACATGCTTTTCACCCATTTCATCCTCCAGGCCTGGCTCTTCACttccctgtcacctcctcccctAAACCCTGGCCTCATGCCCCCCTTCCCCAGACCTGCCCCTTGACAAAACTCAGGCAATTCACCTGAACCCGTGGGGCAGAACACCCCCTCCTTCAGCTCCCTTTgacacctccccctccccaggagtGTCTGGCCACCACAGAGACCTTCAAGCAGCAGAAGGTTCAGATGGCAAAGGAGGGCTTTGACCCAAGCACGCTGTCCGACCCGCTGTACATTCTGGACCAGGCTGGGGGCGCCTacctgcccctcacccctgccagATACAGTGCCCTCCTGGCTGGGGACCTTCGCATCTGAGAGCCCTCCACACCAGGGCACCTGAGGGAGAGACTTCGTGGGGCGGGGGGATTGCAGGTGTATCAGTTGCtgtcagggattttttttaataccagatttgtaatcattttgtaataaatgTGGCCAGAGACAATCTGGCTGTGTCTTTCTGATCTACAGTGTCTGTCTTCCCTGTCTGTCTTGGAGCTTTTCCTCTGACACTTTCTACCAGCACAGAGCCACAGGCACTCCTGCCCTGACTTTAAGTGGGCCCGAGCCCAATGACTGGAACTTGGTGTTTTTCCCTCAGGTGACCCCATGTGAACCTTGTCCTTGGAAAACCCCTGGTGACTAATGACTGTGTGTGCTCATGTGTCTCCTGTCCCAGTTTCATGGAGGGCCCACACTGCTCTCTCTGGGGAGCTGGAGGACCCAAGCGGTTGGTGTAAATGGCAGAAGTGAACAGAGGCCCAGAAACGCTGCCCCCTGTGGCCAGCTGAAACATCTCCACAGACTCAGGtgtggctggggcctggggaagaGTCTCACCAGGCAAAATAAAGGTTTGATTTTGGGGAAGAGGACGCTGTAGCCGCCCCTCTCCCATCAGGGCTGTTTTTGATAAGCCAGTCGGTGACGCGGAAGGGTGGGGCCACAGCCTCCCGACTCAGAATTTCCTAATTTTACCTTCTCTTAGTCCTACCTTATCCCCAGAAGGAGCAACCCAGGTGGGGCCCCTCAGGTTCTGGGGAGAGCGTGACTGGAGGCCCTCCTTGGAGCAGGgctcagagtgtgtgtgtgcatgtggtggCAGCGGGATGAGGGACTCAAAAAGAAAAGGGCTTTTCCTTGGCCCCTGAATGAAGTGTCAAAAAGGTTAATCATCTAAAGCTTGAAATGATGAAACTGCTGCTTCTCTTTGAACTAAAATCCCCCTCTGTTTTAAGCTCTGGGTCCTTGACATTTTCTGCTACTTTCCCCTGGGTTGTCTTTCCACTTCCAATGCCTGTCCCCAACGTGAAAGTTCAGTGGACCTGCCTCATCACCAGCCTTGGGTCCCGATGGCCAAACCTCCTGTTCCAAACCGCGCACCTTGTCCCACTCTCCACCAACAAACCCAGCTCAGCCTTACTGACAGACCAGAGGTGCACACTGAGGTACAGATGATGTCTTCACACACTGACCAGCAAATGAGGAATTAAACCTTCTGCTCACCTCTTTAATCTGCTCTAGCAACAATACAACGGTTAGGGTATGCCTGCGGTGGCGTGGGATGGTGCCGGTAGGTGCGGTGCTTGGCAGCTGCCCTCTTATAACCTTAATTCAGCCCAGGTTTCCCAGGACTATGTGCTGAGCAGCTATCTCCTCTCTGGTGGAATCACAAACCACTTTCTTTTCCCCACAATCCCTGTTTCATTTGGTCTAAATCTGTGCAGTATGGTAGCCGCCAGCCACATGTGCCTAGGgagtacttgaaatgtgtctGGTCTGCAGCAAGGTGCGCTGTAAGTGTCAAAAACACACCAGGTTTCGAAGATTTAGCAccaaaaataaagtttcattaaTAATTGTTTTCTACTGTTTACATGTTGAAATACTATTTTGGATgcattggattaaataaaatatattaaaatgaactttacttgttcatttttactgttgtaaatgtggctactagaaaatgtaGAATTACGTATTAGCCACTGTTAAATTTCTACTGCGTAGTGCTGGCCTAAATCCTGTCCCCACTCCTTCTGCAGACCCACAAATACCGGGTGTAACATGTGAGCTGTCTCCACATCATGCCTGCCTTTGAGCGGCTGCACTTTCCTaaggacagggaggggaggggcttctTCTGTTCCAGTGGGCGGAGCCAAGTGGCTGAGGCTGGCACTCTGCCCTCCAGACAGAGCCGCAGCTCTGAACCAGCTTTGTGGCAGAGGCTGTATAACTGGTGGTAAGAATGGAGAGCTGCAAGAAGGCACACTTTGGATCCAAAAGAATTAGGTTTTCtatttactacaattaaaaataaaaataaactttaaaaggaTTTTTCCTACCAAAGAAatccaatgaaaataaaatggaattatgaGATAATTTGCAAAGGTGAAATAGGTTGGTCCTCAAGTGGTGCGGCCCTTTTCTCAGGATGCTAGTCCCTGAGATGTTGGGACGCTGGAGTGGAAGAAGTGTGGAGCCAGAGATCGGCTTCACACCACCCTCGAATCAAGGTAATATTCTCAGCTTTGTGTCTGTGGATTCCCCGGGCTACTTAGGCATCGTGTCTTCGACAACTACAGAAACCTGTAAAGGGGCACTGGGGTCGGCAAACCATGCTTTTTTGCAGCCAGCGAGCTAAGAATggtttgctgttgttgttgggttttttttttttttttacatggttGAAGAAATCAAGAGAAGAATATTTCATGAAATGTAGAAACTATATAGgattcagatttcagtgtccaGAGTAGCTTTATTGGAACAGGCCACACTCATTCCTTTATCTATTGTCATGGCTGTTTCTGTACCACAaaagcagagttgagtagttgtgacaagAGACCGCATGGCCTGCAAAGGATAAACTATTTACTATGTGGCTCTTGAGGGAAAGACTGTCCACCCCCGTTCTAAGGCTGGTCCAGCCCGCGAAACAGGGCTCCGGTATTCCCCGCGAGCACGGAGCGGGAAAGCAGCTGACAGCGTCGGAAGCCCGGGGCGATGCGTGCTGACCGTTCCGGGGGCTTGGCAGAAAGCTCCCAGGTGAGGGGCTGCCTGTGCCCACTAGGAGCGGGGAAAGGGACTAACATGCCCCATCTGCTCACTTCGGAGCAGCCACGCGCCCCGGGCGGCCACGCGGAAGCGCGGAAACGGGGCCTCGGGGCGCAAGCGCAGATTGGCCAGAGAGGCGGGGCAGACCGAGGAGTGGGCGGGGTCGTCCTGCATGGGCGGGGCCAGCCCCTCCTCGCCTTCCAAAGCAGAAAGGCGCTTACGCACTTGTGCTGCCAACGCTGTGGCAGCCACTCCCGGAGACGAATGGAGGGGCGGGGATAGAGTACCTGGAGTTCTCTTTGGGCGTCTAAGGAGCAAACGCggggagaaagtttttttttaattgggatataaatcatataccataaaattcaccattttaaagtgtaaagtTAATTGTTTGTAGGATATTCATAAATTTGTGCGACCACAGCCGTTTATCTAacttaggacattttcatcacccctacCCGTTAGCATCCCCTGCTCACCCCAATTCCTGGCAGCCATCAATCTGCCTTCCGTCTATACGGCTTTACCTATTCTgtacatttcatgtaaatagaattatataatatgtgaccttttgtgtgcCAGTGGCTTTCACTTTTCGAGGTTCCTCCCTGTTGTGGCATGTATCTGgacttcattctttcttatggccgAGTAATAGTCTATTCggtgtatgtatataccacagtttgcttatccattcatcagttgatggaatTTGAGCTGTTTTCACTTTTCGGCTCTTggaataatactgctataaacattcgtgtacaagtctttgtgtggccataatattttcagttatcttgtggggagggtatagctcggtggtagcgtgcatgcctagcatgcatgaggtcctgggttcaattcccagtaagtacctccattaaataaataaataaataaataaacctaattacctctcctcataaataaaaaaagttaaaaagataaaataaaaatgttttcaattatcTTGGGTGTATACCTGGAATTGGAACTGCTGGGTCttttagaaactctgtgtttaattttgtaaggaactgccaaactattttccacaacagctgcaccattttacattcccacgagcaatatatgagggttccaatttttctgcatctttccTAACATTCGTTGTTATTTGTCTTTTGACTATTGCAATCATGGTGTGATctggtatcttactgtggttttaataTGCGTTTCCCTGAGGGctaatgatgttaaacatcttttcaggtgcttactggccatttgtatattttctttggagaaacgtctatccaaattatttctttgttttttaattggattatttgcctttttactgctgagttgtGAGTTTTTTTCCAATATATATTCTGGACTCTTGTTCCCTATCAGATATgcggtttgcaaatatttttttctcattctgtgtgtTGTTTTCTCACTTCCTTGATAGTGTTCTTTGAAacacaaagattttaaattttgatgaagtacagtttatctaattttttatACAGGGAGAATATTGCAAGAGTTAGTTTTTACCTAAGGACAAATAAAGACATAAAGatatgtttcattttgtttggtaGTGTACCTGTTAATAGTAGTATTGGTGTTATTTGAACTTATTTTATGGCATATTGtataataataaacatattaGGAGTCACTGTTTCCAGAGCAAGAGAAAAgttgtaagtataaaataaaataaaataaaataagtaaaataaaaatcttgtCACTGAAAAAGCCTAAAAGCAAAGGACAATTTGACAACAGTGAGATCTCCTGGTACCCTGCTCTCTGTAGGAAAGGTTGGTTCCAGATCTGGGGCAGGAAGTACTCAGAATGAGCCTTGGGGCATCTTGTGCCGGAAAGCAAAGACACCAGAGGATGGGGAACCAGTAAAGGACACTGAGCTCCCATTGCCTAAGGCAGGGCAATCTGGACTGTCAGAAAGATTAATAGAAGGCACTTGAAACACTGAACATACAAAATGTAACCATTCAGACTGGCAGGAAAAGGGACGAGGAGGATAAAGGACTAGAACGGGAGAGAAACACATGGGACGAGCACCAACTCCTTACTCCAACAATTGGCAATTaaaggaaagaatcaagcatttGTCCCCCCTTTCctgtgtgaattttatttcagggTTACCAAATTGTCCTAGTTGATGAGGGAAAGTTCTTTACAAAAGGCTTCCAGTTAATGAGTGAGAAAGgaattatagaaatggaaaatcaccattttgcaaccccTAATGAAATCGCTGAGGCAAGCAATTATCATCAATGAATAAAACTATTAGATGAAAGACTGATGGGGAATTTTACCATGGAGCAATCTGGTTGTCACCACCTGAAGcccccattcaatcttagaatcACTAAAAGTGGGACCACCAGACATTGCTTGCCTCCTGAAGACATGCAGTGTACAGCACACAGCACTGCCTGTAAGGTTTTCTTCCCTAAAAGGGGAGCCTGAAACTGACCAGGCCTCTAGGGCCAAGATCCATTTGTAGAGGAGCATATTTAATAACACCAAAGAAATCAAACAGATCCAGAATACAGGTAATTCTGCTAGAAAACTTACCCAG carries:
- the SLC27A3 gene encoding long-chain fatty acid transport protein 3 isoform X1, translated to MAALLLLPLLLLLPLLLLLKLRLWPQLRWLAADLAFTVRALRCKRALRARALAAAAADPEGPEGGCSLAWRLAQLAQQRPSHTFLIHGARRFSYAEAERQSNRTARAFLRARGWDRGPGGGGTGGAEEGEQPAHGAPDVAAGSGAARAVRERDGVAPLAPGATVALLLPACPEFLWLWFGLAKAGLRTAFVPTALRRGPLLHCLRCCGARALVLAPEFLESLEPDLPALRAMGLHLWAAGAETHPAGISDLLAEASAEVDEPVPGYLSSPQNIMDTCLYIFTSGTTGLPKAARISHLKILQCQGFYQLCGAHQDDVIYLALPLYHMSGSLLGIVGCLGIGATVVLKSKFSAGQFWEDCQQHRVTVFQYIGELCRYLVNQPPDKAEHGHKVRLAVGSGLRSDTWERFVRRFGPLQVLETYGLTEGNVATFNYTGQQGAVGRASWLYKHVFPFSLIRYDVTTGEPIRNIQGHCVATSPGEPGLLVAPVSPQSPFLGYAGGPELARGKLLKDVFRPGDVFFNTGDLLVCDDQGFLRFHDRTGDTFRWKGENVATTEVAEALEALDFLQEVNVYGVTVPGHEGRAGMAALVLRPPHSLDLVQLYAHVSENLPPYARPRFLRLQECLATTETFKQQKVQMAKEGFDPSTLSDPLYILDQAGGAYLPLTPARYSALLAGDLRI